In Prosthecobacter fusiformis, one genomic interval encodes:
- a CDS encoding oxidoreductase yields MSFDLHLQGRRVLITGGTKGIGAAVVETLHSLGAQIITTAREAPGNPVPGVHYVAADVATAEGCATVAGEVQRHLAGVDIMIHVVGGSNAPAGGFVNLDDDVWQSELNLNLMSAVRIDRALLPAMIGQGSGVIVHVTSIQHELPLPESTTAYAAAKAALSTYSKSLSKEVTPKGIRVVRVSPGWVETEAAGPFLQRIAESAGTDSEGAKQIVMNGLGGIPLGRPAKPTEVADLIAFLVSPRASSITGTEYVIDGGTVPTA; encoded by the coding sequence ATCAGTTTTGACCTTCATCTCCAGGGCCGCCGTGTCCTGATTACAGGAGGGACCAAGGGCATTGGTGCCGCCGTGGTGGAAACTCTGCATAGTCTGGGAGCGCAGATCATCACCACCGCACGTGAAGCACCGGGAAATCCGGTGCCGGGTGTCCACTACGTTGCCGCGGATGTGGCCACTGCCGAGGGGTGCGCCACGGTCGCGGGAGAGGTGCAGCGGCATCTCGCCGGAGTGGATATCATGATCCATGTCGTCGGCGGCTCGAACGCACCGGCCGGCGGCTTCGTCAATCTGGATGACGATGTCTGGCAAAGCGAACTCAACCTGAACCTGATGAGTGCTGTCCGCATAGACCGGGCGCTACTTCCGGCGATGATTGGGCAAGGCTCAGGTGTCATCGTGCATGTGACGTCCATCCAGCACGAGCTCCCGCTGCCGGAATCCACCACTGCCTATGCAGCGGCCAAGGCTGCGCTCTCCACCTACAGCAAGAGCCTTTCGAAGGAAGTCACTCCCAAGGGCATTCGCGTGGTGCGCGTGTCGCCGGGATGGGTAGAGACGGAAGCCGCCGGCCCCTTTCTCCAACGCATCGCTGAGAGTGCGGGCACGGACTCCGAAGGAGCAAAGCAGATCGTCATGAACGGCCTGGGCGGCATCCCCCTGGGGCGTCCGGCGAAGCCAACGGAGGTGGCCGACCTGATTGCGTTCCTCGTATCGCCTCGCGCGAGCTCCATTACCGGGACGGAATATGTCATTGATGGCGGCACGGTGCCGACGGCCTAA